From the genome of Pukyongia salina, one region includes:
- a CDS encoding RMD1 family protein, whose protein sequence is MYPVRSIQIARRINIRATKDSLKHELIFNDSDELFYKLDEKQYLYIFQFGIVCFFNVNNGSILKHIERIKPFSNGEVRSSLSEDFLVFVKKDGFDVSFNSVTLPYLDQEMVRLVMLHTSQSVALDRYAEVTGALLEEASIHTSYLEKKGTLNISKSKLKRLIGKNLRLKNGIYENLYIFDAPESTWEDEKLAVLDKKLKHTFDLKNRYRYVQDRIDIIKENLQLFKDIWDHKESSTLEWIIIILIFVEIIDLFVGKIF, encoded by the coding sequence ATGTATCCTGTTAGGTCAATTCAGATCGCCCGTCGTATCAATATCCGGGCTACCAAAGATAGTTTAAAGCACGAACTCATTTTTAATGACAGTGATGAACTATTCTATAAACTGGACGAGAAACAATATCTCTATATCTTTCAGTTTGGGATTGTCTGTTTTTTCAATGTGAACAACGGATCCATTCTTAAACATATAGAGCGTATAAAACCTTTTTCCAACGGGGAAGTACGCAGTTCCCTGTCTGAAGATTTCCTGGTTTTTGTAAAAAAGGATGGATTCGACGTTTCGTTTAATAGTGTAACCCTTCCGTATCTGGATCAGGAGATGGTTCGTCTGGTGATGCTGCACACCTCACAAAGTGTAGCCTTAGACCGTTATGCAGAAGTAACAGGGGCTTTATTGGAAGAAGCCAGTATTCACACTTCCTATCTGGAAAAAAAAGGGACCTTGAATATCTCCAAATCTAAATTAAAGCGATTAATTGGTAAGAATCTAAGGTTGAAGAATGGTATATATGAGAATCTATACATTTTCGATGCTCCCGAAAGTACCTGGGAGGACGAAAAACTCGCGGTTCTGGATAAGAAACTTAAACATACCTTCGACCTGAAGAACCGTTATCGCTATGTACAGGACCGTATAGATATTATTAAAGAGAATCTGCAATTATTTAAGGATATATGGGATCATAAAGAAAGTAGTACCCTGGAATGGATCATTATTATTCTCATTTTTGTTGAGATAATTGATCTTTTCGTGGGTAAAATATTTTAA
- a CDS encoding TolB family protein: MKYLLPLLLLSTLISCKNSSEKESIDKINSEEIKTTASDSLIYPEETHFKSIRQITFGGDNAEAYWSFDDKQMVFQSNNPDWGLECDQMFLMDITDSFMDQKPPMISTGMGRTTCAYFLPDNKHIVYASTHLADENCPEVPLRKNGKYVWPVYDSFDIFVADLEGNITAQLTNEPGYDAEATVSPQGDKIVFTSTRSGDLELYTMNIDGTDVKQITDELGYDGGAFFSPDGKKLIFRASRPKTKEEIKEYKDLLAQGLVQPTEMELFICNADGSDLRQLTNLGNANWSPFFHPSGEKILFSSNFEAEKGFPFNLYLIDLDGKNLERVTHGETFDAFPVFSNDGRYLAFSSNRNNGGTRDTNLFIAEWQD; encoded by the coding sequence ATGAAATACCTATTGCCACTTTTGTTACTTTCTACACTTATTTCATGTAAAAACAGTTCGGAAAAAGAATCTATAGATAAAATAAATTCAGAAGAAATAAAGACTACGGCAAGTGATAGCCTCATTTATCCCGAAGAAACTCATTTCAAATCCATACGCCAGATCACCTTTGGCGGGGATAATGCTGAAGCTTACTGGAGCTTCGACGATAAGCAAATGGTATTTCAGTCCAATAATCCAGACTGGGGCCTGGAATGTGACCAGATGTTTCTCATGGACATCACCGATTCCTTCATGGACCAAAAACCACCAATGATCAGTACGGGGATGGGACGAACCACCTGTGCGTATTTCCTTCCTGATAACAAACATATTGTCTATGCATCCACTCACCTGGCCGATGAGAATTGCCCGGAAGTACCACTGCGTAAGAACGGTAAATACGTGTGGCCCGTTTACGATTCGTTCGACATTTTTGTTGCGGACCTGGAAGGTAATATTACCGCACAGCTTACCAACGAGCCTGGATACGACGCCGAAGCCACTGTTTCCCCTCAAGGTGATAAGATCGTTTTTACCTCCACTCGTTCCGGCGACCTGGAATTATACACTATGAATATAGACGGTACCGATGTGAAACAAATCACAGACGAACTGGGATACGATGGTGGCGCATTCTTTTCTCCTGATGGAAAAAAATTGATCTTCCGTGCTTCAAGACCTAAAACAAAAGAAGAGATCAAGGAATATAAAGATCTGCTTGCCCAGGGGCTGGTACAACCCACCGAAATGGAGCTCTTTATTTGTAATGCAGACGGTAGCGACCTGAGACAACTTACAAACCTGGGGAACGCAAACTGGAGTCCGTTCTTTCATCCCAGCGGTGAAAAGATCTTGTTCTCGAGCAATTTTGAGGCCGAAAAAGGATTTCCGTTTAACCTATACCTAATAGATTTGGATGGGAAAAACCTGGAACGGGTAACGCATGGCGAGACCTTCGACGCCTTTCCTGTATTTTCTAATGACGGGAGATACCTGGCTTTTTCCTCCAACCGAAATAACGGAGGCACCCGTGACACCAATCTGTTCATTGCCGAATGGCAGGACTAA
- a CDS encoding M20/M25/M40 family metallo-hydrolase, translating into MRSILILFLMLIAFSCKQDAKQMVSMQEDVAYLAADSLMGRETGTSYEMLAASYLADRFKHLGLEAKGTDGYIQEFTFKPTLNPHEQAEVVEGSGTGTLTGRNVIGYIDNNAETTVVIGAHYDHLGMGGQGSLHRGGDAIHNGADDNASGVAVMLKLARDLREKNTNNNYLFIAFSGEEMGLLGSNYFVKNPTVDLAQVTYMINMDMVGRLNEENTLAVHGVGTSPVWKQTLFANNDAGLNIAEHESGIGPSDHTSFYIMDIPVLHFFTGQHGDYHKPTDDADKLNYTGMETIANYILNIITDLDDNEKLAFRKTKNESEDVPSFKVTLGVVPDYLYTGEGMRIDGVSEDRPAVKAGLQKGDIVKKMGEHDVTDMMSYMKSLSKFEPGQTAVVTVERDGKLMEVSVTF; encoded by the coding sequence ATGCGCTCAATTCTCATTCTATTTCTTATGCTTATTGCATTTTCCTGTAAGCAAGATGCCAAACAAATGGTTAGCATGCAGGAAGATGTGGCTTACCTGGCTGCTGATAGCTTGATGGGCAGGGAAACAGGAACATCTTACGAAATGCTGGCTGCCTCATACCTGGCAGACCGTTTTAAGCACCTTGGCCTCGAAGCCAAAGGAACCGATGGGTATATTCAGGAGTTTACCTTTAAACCTACCCTAAATCCTCATGAACAAGCAGAAGTTGTTGAAGGCAGCGGTACCGGAACACTTACCGGCAGGAATGTAATTGGGTACATAGATAACAATGCAGAAACTACTGTGGTCATTGGAGCTCACTACGACCATCTTGGGATGGGTGGCCAGGGATCCCTTCACCGTGGCGGAGATGCTATTCATAATGGAGCAGACGACAATGCGAGCGGGGTCGCAGTAATGTTAAAACTGGCCAGAGATCTCCGTGAGAAGAATACCAACAATAACTATCTCTTTATCGCATTCTCGGGCGAAGAAATGGGTTTACTGGGGTCTAATTATTTTGTGAAGAACCCTACTGTAGACCTGGCACAGGTAACGTATATGATCAATATGGATATGGTGGGTCGGCTTAATGAAGAAAACACACTTGCCGTACATGGTGTTGGAACTTCACCGGTATGGAAACAAACGCTTTTTGCCAATAATGACGCAGGACTTAATATCGCCGAACACGAGAGTGGTATTGGCCCTAGCGACCATACTTCCTTTTATATCATGGATATACCCGTATTACATTTCTTTACAGGGCAACATGGCGACTATCACAAACCCACAGATGATGCCGATAAATTAAATTATACCGGGATGGAAACCATCGCTAATTATATACTCAATATCATTACAGATCTGGATGATAATGAAAAGCTGGCTTTCAGAAAGACAAAGAATGAAAGCGAAGATGTTCCCAGTTTTAAAGTTACCCTTGGTGTTGTTCCGGATTATCTCTATACCGGAGAAGGTATGCGGATCGATGGGGTGAGTGAGGATCGACCGGCTGTAAAGGCAGGACTTCAGAAGGGAGATATAGTAAAGAAAATGGGCGAACACGATGTTACCGACATGATGAGCTATATGAAATCCCTTTCCAAATTCGAGCCTGGGCAGACTGCCGTAGTTACTGTAGAGCGCGACGGGAAGCTCATGGAAGTTAGCGTAACTTTCTAG
- a CDS encoding deoxyhypusine synthase family protein, producing the protein MTNSKGSISQFMEHYYLHFNAAAVVDAAKGYEKQLSKGSKMLVSLAGAMSTAELGKIFAEIIRQDKVQIISCTGANLEEDIMNLVAHSHYKRIPEYRDLTPQQEWDLLEKGLNRVTDTCIPEEEAFRRLQQHIVKIWKDAEAKGERYFPHEFMYKMLLSGVLEEYYEIDLKDSWMYAAAEKNLPMVVPGWEDSTMGNIFASYVIKGELKASTMKSGIEYMAFLADWYSDNSNNGIGFFQIGGGIAGDFPICVVPMLYQDLDRTDTPFWSYFCQISDSTTSYGSYSGAVPNEKITWGKLGIDTPKFIIESDATIVAPLIFAYLLNM; encoded by the coding sequence ATGACTAATTCAAAAGGAAGTATTTCTCAATTTATGGAGCATTATTATCTCCATTTCAACGCTGCGGCTGTTGTTGATGCGGCCAAAGGGTATGAGAAGCAGCTTTCAAAAGGATCCAAAATGTTGGTTTCCCTTGCCGGAGCCATGAGTACAGCAGAACTGGGGAAGATCTTTGCGGAGATAATCCGTCAGGATAAAGTACAGATCATTTCCTGTACCGGAGCGAATCTGGAGGAGGACATTATGAATCTTGTTGCTCATTCTCACTATAAGCGCATCCCCGAATACAGAGACCTCACTCCACAACAGGAATGGGATCTCCTGGAGAAAGGACTCAACCGGGTTACAGACACCTGTATCCCGGAGGAGGAGGCCTTCAGAAGGCTTCAGCAACATATAGTAAAAATATGGAAGGACGCCGAAGCTAAAGGCGAACGTTATTTTCCTCACGAATTCATGTATAAAATGCTTTTGAGTGGTGTCCTTGAGGAATATTACGAGATCGACCTGAAAGATTCTTGGATGTACGCAGCAGCAGAGAAGAACCTGCCAATGGTAGTGCCGGGTTGGGAAGACAGTACCATGGGGAACATCTTTGCGAGCTATGTGATTAAGGGTGAACTGAAGGCAAGTACCATGAAATCGGGGATTGAGTATATGGCTTTCTTAGCAGATTGGTATTCGGATAATTCTAATAACGGTATCGGATTTTTTCAAATCGGTGGAGGAATTGCGGGCGATTTTCCTATCTGTGTGGTTCCAATGCTATACCAGGATCTCGATCGGACAGATACCCCTTTCTGGAGTTATTTCTGCCAGATATCCGATTCGACAACCAGTTATGGAAGTTATTCGGGAGCCGTGCCCAATGAGAAGATCACTTGGGGAAAACTAGGTATTGATACGCCAAAATTTATTATTGAGAGTGATGCGACTATCGTTGCCCCGCTAATATTTGCATACTTATTAAATATGTAA
- a CDS encoding geranylgeranylglycerol-phosphate geranylgeranyltransferase yields the protein MLSRRQKHFLLKSFSLISVIRGYNILIIILAQYLTSIYILAPNLPLRKVLFDPNLLMLVLASAAAIAGGYIINSFYDREKDLINRPHKTMLDRLVSQRTKLTTYFVLNFISVIFASYVSFRAVMFFSLYIFAIWYYSHRLKKYPFIGNITAAILAVIPFFAVFIYYKNFDLVIFVHATFLFLVISMRELVKDLENIKGDFAQNYRTIPVVYGERTSKRMLTLLAALTLIPVYFLLTKFDIGYMVLYFYASIPGLILFLVFLWISAKKLHYILLHTILKLVIVVGVFSIVLIDVNVLLNRIF from the coding sequence ATGTTAAGCAGAAGGCAGAAACATTTTCTTTTAAAATCTTTCAGCTTGATTTCTGTGATTAGGGGGTATAATATTCTTATTATAATCCTTGCACAATACCTTACCTCCATTTATATCCTCGCACCAAACCTGCCCTTACGAAAAGTATTGTTCGATCCTAACCTGCTTATGCTTGTACTGGCATCTGCCGCTGCTATCGCCGGAGGTTATATCATAAACAGTTTTTACGACAGGGAGAAGGATCTAATCAACAGACCGCACAAGACCATGCTGGACAGGCTTGTGAGTCAGCGTACCAAACTCACAACCTATTTCGTTCTCAATTTCATATCGGTGATCTTTGCCAGCTACGTTTCCTTTAGGGCTGTTATGTTCTTTAGTCTCTATATTTTTGCTATCTGGTATTATTCGCACCGACTTAAAAAATACCCCTTTATTGGAAATATCACAGCAGCCATCCTGGCGGTGATACCATTTTTTGCCGTGTTTATTTACTACAAGAATTTCGATCTGGTGATCTTTGTGCATGCAACCTTTCTTTTCCTGGTGATCTCCATGAGGGAGCTTGTAAAAGACCTGGAAAACATCAAGGGTGATTTCGCGCAAAATTACCGCACCATCCCGGTGGTTTATGGAGAACGAACTTCTAAACGAATGCTTACCTTGCTTGCCGCACTAACATTGATCCCGGTATATTTCCTACTCACAAAATTTGATATAGGTTATATGGTACTTTACTTTTACGCCAGTATACCCGGATTAATACTATTCCTTGTCTTTTTATGGATTTCAGCAAAAAAACTACACTATATATTACTGCATACCATATTGAAACTGGTAATCGTGGTGGGTGTGTTTAGTATCGTATTGATAGATGTGAATGTCCTGCTCAATAGAATATTCTAA
- a CDS encoding VOC family protein, with the protein MQQNFHLSLPCLHVEATRKFYKTILGAEIGRSAQNWIDVDLFGNQITFAKVGKYKFDYPKYSFGNTVLPSFHFGVILSGDLWKKMHNRIKKDGNFHIPETMFLDGKTGEHKSFFVQDPNGYIIEFKCFKEAADVFKS; encoded by the coding sequence ATGCAACAAAATTTTCACCTTTCACTTCCTTGTCTGCACGTAGAGGCGACTAGAAAGTTCTATAAAACCATTCTCGGTGCCGAGATTGGTAGAAGTGCTCAAAACTGGATAGATGTAGATCTCTTCGGAAATCAGATCACCTTCGCAAAAGTTGGAAAGTATAAATTCGATTATCCGAAGTACAGCTTTGGGAATACCGTGTTGCCTTCATTTCATTTTGGAGTGATCCTGTCTGGTGACCTCTGGAAGAAAATGCATAACAGAATTAAAAAAGATGGCAATTTTCACATCCCCGAAACAATGTTTCTCGATGGAAAGACAGGGGAGCATAAATCGTTCTTTGTGCAGGATCCCAACGGGTATATAATCGAATTCAAGTGTTTTAAAGAAGCGGCAGACGTATTTAAATCTTAA
- a CDS encoding pseudouridine synthase: MSKQGNRGAGKSTAGRENKRSGQGAKGKKPPFKKDNRRTTTNKAGKKQSANPADGIRLNKYIANSGICSRREADTYIATGLVTVNGKIINEMGYKVKLEDDVRFDGRRINPEPNTYVLLNKPKGVATTTSESKGLTVMDLISNATSARVKPVGRLGRNATGLLLFTNDDALVKKLHSKGMDRLFHIELDKNLKAADLQKIKEGLKIDGKEIMVEEVSYVDNSPKKEVGLRLKHMGNSVIRDIFSHLGYDVIKVDCVTIAHLTKKDLPRGRWKLLTQAETELFRML, from the coding sequence ATGAGTAAACAAGGGAACAGAGGAGCAGGAAAATCTACTGCAGGAAGAGAGAATAAACGCAGTGGCCAGGGTGCCAAAGGCAAAAAACCTCCATTTAAGAAAGATAACCGGCGAACTACAACTAATAAGGCGGGTAAAAAACAATCGGCAAATCCTGCCGATGGGATTAGACTCAATAAATATATCGCCAATAGTGGGATATGTTCAAGAAGAGAAGCAGACACCTATATCGCAACAGGACTGGTGACGGTTAATGGCAAGATCATTAACGAAATGGGATACAAAGTGAAGCTGGAGGATGATGTACGCTTTGATGGCCGCCGTATCAACCCCGAACCAAATACCTATGTGCTTCTAAATAAACCAAAGGGAGTTGCAACTACCACCAGCGAATCTAAAGGCCTTACAGTAATGGACCTGATCTCTAATGCAACTTCAGCCAGAGTAAAACCGGTAGGAAGATTAGGGAGAAATGCTACAGGATTGTTGCTTTTTACCAACGACGACGCCCTGGTGAAAAAGCTTCACTCTAAAGGGATGGATCGATTATTTCACATAGAGCTGGATAAAAACCTGAAGGCCGCAGATCTTCAGAAGATAAAAGAAGGACTAAAGATCGATGGGAAAGAGATCATGGTAGAAGAAGTGAGCTATGTAGACAATTCCCCTAAAAAAGAGGTTGGTCTACGCTTAAAACATATGGGAAATAGCGTGATTCGCGATATTTTCTCCCATTTGGGCTATGATGTGATCAAAGTAGATTGTGTTACCATCGCTCACCTCACAAAAAAGGATCTTCCCAGAGGCAGATGGAAGCTATTAACGCAGGCGGAAACAGAACTTTTCAGGATGTTATAA
- a CDS encoding DUF2029 domain-containing protein, with protein MFSYIKNYRIPLVIALLCAIFYGSFAYDLLRSDFIKLISLYTALFVFTYYLIKIFGWNFWLLAGMGIVFRLLFLPAIPNLSQDFYRFLWDGQLISQAVNPYIFTPEMFISNPTNFPGVEIATATELYAGMGQLNGSHFSNYPPVNQLFFAIAGFFTGKSIMASVIVLRLIIILADIGILYFGKKLLEHFKLPIHRIFWFFLNPFIIIELCGNLHFEGVMLFFLIWSLYLLIHKKWLFSAVLLGLSISVKLIPLIFLPLYYQYFVDKGLFGTGFWKLKKFYWMVLATVIVSFLPFYSSEFARNFLKTISLWFQDFEFNASVFYVIRWIGFQVNGWDPIQTVGKILPLIVIAFVLSISFFRRNKTGKQLFTGMLFAISFYFLLSTTVHPWYVATPLLLCLFTKYRFPILWSGLVFLSYSAYRAEGYSENMWLVATEYILLLSFAIWEITRSFQTRLSAT; from the coding sequence ATGTTTTCGTATATAAAGAATTATCGTATTCCCCTGGTTATTGCGCTGCTATGCGCAATTTTCTACGGTAGTTTTGCATACGATCTGCTGCGAAGTGATTTTATAAAACTCATATCACTTTACACAGCTCTCTTTGTATTCACATATTACCTCATAAAGATATTTGGCTGGAATTTCTGGCTTTTAGCGGGAATGGGGATTGTTTTCAGACTCCTGTTTCTCCCGGCAATCCCAAATCTATCCCAGGATTTCTATCGCTTTCTGTGGGACGGTCAGTTGATAAGTCAGGCCGTGAATCCCTACATCTTTACACCCGAGATGTTCATATCCAATCCGACTAATTTCCCCGGTGTCGAGATCGCCACGGCGACCGAACTTTATGCCGGCATGGGTCAATTGAACGGTAGTCATTTTAGCAACTACCCACCTGTAAATCAGCTGTTTTTTGCCATTGCCGGATTCTTTACCGGTAAAAGTATTATGGCTTCGGTAATTGTTTTACGCCTCATCATCATCCTGGCGGATATCGGGATCTTGTATTTTGGAAAGAAATTGCTCGAGCACTTCAAGTTGCCTATACATAGAATTTTCTGGTTTTTTCTCAATCCGTTTATCATCATTGAGCTTTGTGGCAACCTTCATTTTGAAGGCGTTATGTTATTCTTTCTCATCTGGTCCCTGTACCTCCTAATCCATAAAAAATGGTTGTTTTCTGCGGTTTTACTCGGATTGTCAATTTCGGTAAAACTCATTCCGTTAATTTTCCTTCCACTTTACTATCAATATTTTGTAGATAAGGGTTTGTTCGGCACAGGTTTCTGGAAACTAAAAAAGTTCTACTGGATGGTATTGGCCACTGTGATTGTGAGTTTCCTCCCTTTTTATTCTTCTGAATTTGCCAGAAATTTCCTGAAGACGATCTCCCTGTGGTTTCAGGATTTCGAATTCAACGCGAGCGTATTCTATGTAATAAGATGGATTGGTTTTCAGGTGAACGGCTGGGACCCTATCCAAACGGTTGGGAAGATCCTACCGCTTATTGTCATCGCCTTTGTTCTAAGTATTAGTTTCTTCAGAAGAAATAAGACCGGCAAGCAACTATTTACCGGAATGTTATTTGCGATCTCTTTTTATTTCCTGCTTTCAACCACTGTACATCCGTGGTATGTTGCCACACCTTTATTGTTGTGCCTGTTCACCAAATACCGCTTTCCCATCCTATGGAGTGGCCTGGTATTTTTAAGTTACTCGGCATATAGAGCAGAGGGCTATTCGGAAAATATGTGGCTGGTAGCAACAGAATATATCCTGTTGCTAAGTTTCGCGATCTGGGAGATCACCAGATCGTTTCAAACCCGGCTATCGGCTACTTAA
- the speB gene encoding agmatinase, producing MSIKTYAGIPAQYATSENSKIVLIPVPFDGTSTWQKGADKGPEAFLHASENMELYDIETETEVYKHGIFLAEPILESSSAEAMVTAVYKRTKDYILRNKFVTIFGGEHSISIGTIRAFNDCFEDLSVLHIDAHADLRKSYEGSAYNHACAVHEASQTTNLVQVGIRSMDISEADYMDDEKTFFAHEMASDEYWMDNALDALGENVFITFDLDALDPSIMPATGTPEPGGMLWYETLEFLRKVFSERNVVGFDIVELCPKKYDKSSDFLAAKLYYKMLSYKFELDESEDEFESNFKQEKSSLQKFQIDHD from the coding sequence ATGTCTATTAAAACCTATGCGGGAATACCCGCACAGTATGCGACTTCCGAAAATTCGAAGATCGTATTGATCCCGGTTCCTTTTGATGGAACCAGTACCTGGCAAAAAGGTGCCGATAAAGGCCCCGAGGCCTTTTTACACGCTTCAGAAAATATGGAGCTCTATGACATTGAAACCGAAACAGAGGTGTATAAACACGGTATTTTCCTTGCTGAACCCATCCTTGAAAGCAGCTCGGCTGAAGCCATGGTAACAGCGGTTTATAAACGAACCAAAGACTACATTTTACGTAATAAATTTGTCACCATCTTTGGCGGAGAACACAGCATCTCTATAGGAACTATTCGCGCCTTCAACGATTGTTTCGAAGATCTATCAGTACTACACATAGACGCACATGCAGATCTTAGGAAATCATACGAAGGTTCTGCGTACAACCATGCCTGTGCCGTTCATGAGGCGAGCCAAACTACCAATCTTGTTCAAGTAGGAATTCGTTCTATGGACATATCGGAAGCAGACTACATGGATGACGAAAAGACCTTTTTTGCTCATGAAATGGCCAGTGACGAATACTGGATGGACAATGCCCTTGATGCTTTGGGAGAAAACGTTTTCATCACCTTCGACCTGGATGCTTTGGACCCATCTATCATGCCGGCTACCGGAACACCGGAACCGGGTGGAATGCTGTGGTACGAAACCCTGGAATTCTTAAGAAAGGTTTTTAGCGAGCGAAACGTAGTAGGTTTTGATATCGTAGAACTTTGTCCGAAAAAATACGATAAATCGTCAGATTTTCTGGCCGCTAAACTATACTACAAAATGTTGAGCTATAAATTCGAGTTGGACGAATCTGAGGATGAGTTTGAAAGCAATTTCAAGCAGGAGAAAAGTTCACTTCAAAAATTCCAGATAGACCATGACTAA
- a CDS encoding type III PLP-dependent enzyme domain-containing protein — MNTKYIDLIDQTYDFPQNEFSLDGSQLNFHDVNLMDLVEKYGAPLKFTYLPKISENIQRSKTWFKTAMEKHNYKGKYNYSYCTKSSHFKHVLEKALENDIHIETSSAFDIDIVERLKKDGKITNDTFVLCNGFKRAQYVTNIARLINNGHLNCLPIIDNYDEVELLSEEIQGDFNIGIRIASEEEPKFEFYTSRLGIGYKNIVPFYEEQIKTNERVNLKMLHFFINTGIKDNAYYWNELLKCLKVYVKLKKICPSLDSLNIGGGFPIKNSLTFDYDYEYMVDEIINQIGLACAEAEVPVPHIFTEFGSFTVGESGGAIYEVLHQKQQNDREKWNMINSSFITTLPDTWAINKRFIMLAVNRWHDEYERVLLGGLTCDSDDYYNSEQNLNAIYLPKFKKEKPLYIGFFHTGAYQETIGGFGGLQHCLIPTPKHILIDRDADGEIISTVFAEQQTSEHLLSILGYKPLEVDSSEEAEVPIHQLSKF; from the coding sequence ATGAATACTAAATACATAGATCTAATAGATCAAACCTACGATTTCCCACAGAACGAGTTCTCTCTTGACGGGTCCCAACTTAATTTCCACGATGTGAACCTAATGGATCTTGTCGAAAAATACGGGGCTCCTCTTAAATTTACTTATCTGCCGAAAATTTCGGAAAATATCCAACGGTCGAAAACATGGTTTAAAACCGCTATGGAAAAGCACAACTATAAGGGTAAGTATAATTATAGTTATTGCACAAAAAGTTCGCATTTTAAGCATGTGCTTGAAAAGGCTTTGGAGAACGACATACATATCGAGACTTCCTCGGCTTTCGATATAGACATAGTGGAACGCTTGAAAAAAGATGGCAAAATAACCAACGACACCTTCGTGCTTTGCAATGGTTTTAAAAGAGCGCAATATGTAACCAACATCGCCAGACTCATTAATAACGGACATCTAAACTGCCTACCTATCATCGATAACTACGACGAGGTAGAGTTACTTTCGGAAGAAATTCAGGGAGATTTTAATATCGGGATTAGAATTGCATCGGAAGAAGAACCCAAATTCGAGTTCTACACTTCTCGCCTGGGAATAGGCTATAAGAATATAGTCCCCTTTTACGAAGAGCAAATTAAAACCAACGAGCGGGTGAACCTGAAAATGCTTCACTTTTTCATCAATACCGGGATTAAGGATAACGCGTATTACTGGAATGAATTACTGAAGTGCCTGAAGGTTTACGTGAAGTTGAAGAAAATATGCCCAAGCCTGGACAGCCTCAATATTGGTGGGGGATTCCCTATTAAGAATTCGCTCACTTTCGACTATGACTACGAATACATGGTAGACGAGATCATTAATCAGATAGGTCTGGCATGCGCAGAAGCCGAAGTTCCGGTTCCGCACATTTTCACCGAATTTGGAAGTTTTACAGTAGGAGAGAGTGGTGGTGCCATTTACGAAGTATTGCATCAGAAACAACAGAATGACAGGGAAAAATGGAACATGATCAATTCGTCATTTATAACCACCCTGCCAGATACCTGGGCTATCAATAAACGTTTTATCATGCTGGCTGTTAATCGCTGGCACGATGAATACGAAAGAGTGCTCTTAGGTGGTTTAACCTGCGATAGCGACGATTATTACAACAGTGAACAAAACCTGAATGCCATTTACTTGCCAAAATTTAAGAAGGAGAAACCTCTGTATATTGGGTTTTTCCACACAGGGGCATATCAGGAGACCATAGGTGGTTTTGGAGGATTACAACACTGTTTGATCCCTACCCCTAAACATATTCTTATAGATCGGGATGCCGATGGAGAGATTATCTCTACCGTATTTGCCGAACAACAAACCAGTGAACATTTGCTGTCTATTTTAGGGTATAAACCTCTTGAGGTTGATAGCTCGGAAGAAGCAGAAGTGCCTATACATCAATTATCTAAATTTTAA